One window of the Nocardia huaxiensis genome contains the following:
- a CDS encoding ABC transporter ATP-binding protein, translating to MSRPRPLAFAAAGLSKNFGEVAAVRDASFVVPAGSIAVLVGPIGAGKTTLLRLLLGQLKPTSGTASVGGPGSGIRRGRQPIGAMLAPRGLHPARTGRGQARVFAAAAGVSDARVDELLALLQLTDVADHRISTYSPGQQTRLALAIALLGDPPLLVLDDPMAGLEQPEIAWLAEYLRAHARRGGTVLLTSRTLSAAISLADELIVLDHGAIVYQGSPARLRRSHPDRLLVRASSPIALATTLAAQGYTDAVMRPDGRLAVAEATLAQLESAAQTARVQLTEITPEHVHPDQVLATLTHRPATFPAPFGMPR from the coding sequence GTGAGCCGGCCGCGTCCCCTCGCCTTCGCCGCCGCCGGGCTGAGCAAGAACTTCGGCGAGGTCGCCGCCGTCCGCGACGCGAGTTTCGTCGTCCCCGCGGGCAGCATCGCGGTTCTGGTCGGGCCGATCGGCGCGGGCAAGACGACGCTGCTGCGACTGCTGCTCGGCCAGCTGAAACCGACGTCGGGCACCGCGAGCGTGGGCGGACCCGGCTCCGGTATCCGGCGCGGCCGCCAGCCCATCGGGGCCATGCTCGCCCCGCGCGGCCTGCACCCGGCGCGCACCGGGCGCGGTCAGGCACGCGTATTCGCCGCCGCCGCAGGAGTTTCCGATGCCCGGGTGGACGAACTGCTGGCCCTGCTCCAGCTCACCGACGTGGCGGACCACCGAATCAGCACCTACTCCCCCGGACAGCAGACCCGCCTGGCCTTGGCCATCGCCCTGCTCGGCGACCCGCCGCTGCTGGTGCTGGACGACCCGATGGCCGGTCTCGAGCAACCCGAAATCGCCTGGCTCGCCGAATATCTGCGCGCCCACGCCCGCCGCGGCGGCACGGTCCTGCTCACCTCCCGCACGCTGAGCGCGGCCATCTCCCTCGCCGACGAACTGATCGTGCTCGACCACGGCGCCATCGTCTACCAGGGCAGCCCCGCCCGCCTGCGCCGCAGCCACCCCGACCGCCTCCTGGTCCGCGCCTCCAGCCCGATCGCCCTCGCCACCACCCTGGCAGCCCAGGGCTACACCGACGCCGTCATGCGCCCGGACGGCCGCCTCGCCGTCGCCGAAGCCACCCTGGCCCAACTGGAATCGGCCGCCCAGACCGCCCGCGTCCAGCTCACCGAGATCACCCCCGAACACGTCCACCCCGACCAGGTGCTCGCCACCCTCACCCACCGCCCCGCCACCTTCCCGGCCCCCTTCGGGATGCCGCGGTGA
- a CDS encoding helix-turn-helix domain-containing protein has translation MAGVSEGATGLPDRRLREYVLGYEGYLLRGFDPGTHVGMPSSVLTMIVTIDEPVSLSVSAHPDQPPGSWDMLASGLTVRPATIAHNGFQHGVQLALTARGCRALFGIPTAALGAWVVDLRELLGPSAVELRERLSATASWPRRFAILDEILLRRIEPVPWNPELAHAWKLLSGPDPEVRVGAVADEIGWSRRHLGNRFAAEFGVTPKDAVRIARFERSHQLLRQPQAPLLSEVAALSGYYDQAHMAREWRELAGMPPSVWREREEFPFVQDQQRG, from the coding sequence GTGGCGGGTGTGTCCGAAGGCGCGACCGGGTTGCCCGATCGCCGGCTGCGCGAGTACGTCCTCGGGTACGAGGGCTATCTGCTGCGCGGCTTCGACCCGGGTACGCACGTGGGGATGCCGAGTTCGGTGCTGACCATGATCGTCACCATCGACGAACCTGTCAGTCTGTCGGTATCCGCGCACCCGGATCAGCCGCCCGGCAGCTGGGACATGCTGGCCAGCGGACTCACCGTGCGCCCGGCCACCATCGCGCACAACGGTTTCCAGCACGGCGTGCAGCTGGCATTGACAGCGCGCGGCTGCCGCGCCCTGTTCGGCATCCCGACCGCCGCCCTGGGCGCCTGGGTGGTGGATCTGCGCGAGCTGCTCGGCCCGAGCGCGGTCGAGCTGCGCGAGCGCCTGTCGGCCACGGCGAGCTGGCCGCGCCGCTTCGCCATCCTCGACGAGATTCTGCTGCGCCGCATCGAACCGGTGCCGTGGAATCCGGAACTCGCGCACGCCTGGAAGCTGCTGTCCGGCCCGGACCCGGAGGTGCGGGTGGGTGCGGTCGCCGACGAGATCGGCTGGAGCCGAAGACATCTCGGCAATCGGTTCGCGGCCGAATTCGGGGTGACGCCCAAGGACGCCGTGCGCATCGCCCGCTTCGAACGCTCACATCAGCTGCTGCGGCAGCCGCAGGCGCCGCTGCTGTCGGAGGTGGCGGCGCTGTCCGGCTATTACGACCAGGCGCATATGGCCCGCGAGTGGCGTGAACTGGCTGGTATGCCGCCCTCGGTGTGGCGGGAACGCGAGGAGTTCCCATTCGTCCAAGACCAACAGCGGGGCTAG
- a CDS encoding VOC family protein translates to MSESTVKTATPIWPTLSYRDARAAIDFLERAFGFEAAFVAARDVVEHAELTWPGGGGIMLGQVREDMAIKEQPPGVGSVYIVVGDPDAVYARAEAAGATIIRALRDETEYESRGFVCRDPEGVYWSFGTYAGAAKS, encoded by the coding sequence ATGAGCGAATCGACAGTCAAGACAGCAACCCCCATCTGGCCGACCCTGTCCTATCGGGACGCCCGCGCGGCCATCGATTTCCTGGAGCGCGCCTTCGGTTTCGAAGCCGCGTTCGTGGCCGCCAGGGATGTGGTCGAGCATGCCGAGCTCACCTGGCCGGGCGGCGGCGGCATCATGCTCGGCCAGGTCCGCGAGGATATGGCCATCAAGGAACAGCCGCCCGGTGTCGGCTCGGTGTACATCGTCGTCGGCGATCCGGATGCGGTGTACGCCCGCGCCGAGGCGGCGGGCGCGACCATCATCCGTGCGCTGCGGGACGAAACCGAGTACGAGTCACGGGGTTTCGTCTGCCGTGACCCGGAGGGCGTGTACTGGAGTTTCGGCACCTACGCGGGCGCCGCGAAATCCTGA
- a CDS encoding glutathione S-transferase family protein, protein MTESKTEPGSYVEPGEFKRDTNYITTRITADGRDGYPVEPGRYRLVAARACPWANRTLIVRRLLGLESVLSLGLCGPTHDKRSWTFDLDPGEVDPVLGIHFLRDAYLKRYPDYPRGITVPAIVDVPTGQVATNDYAQMTLDFSTEWTEFHRDGAPQLYPKDLREEIDTVNKRVYTEVNNGVYRCGFAGDQAAYDAAYDRLFTALDWLEERLAGQRYLVGDTITEADVRLFTTLARFDPVYHGHFKTNRQKLIEFPALWAYARDLYQTPGFGDTIDFVQIKQHYYIVHTDINPTRVVPKGPELGNWLTPHGREALGGKPFGDGTPPPPPLPAERVPAGHQPA, encoded by the coding sequence GTGACCGAGTCCAAGACCGAGCCGGGCAGCTACGTCGAGCCGGGCGAATTCAAGCGGGACACGAACTACATCACCACGCGGATCACCGCGGACGGGCGCGACGGCTATCCCGTCGAACCCGGGCGCTACCGCCTGGTCGCCGCGCGCGCCTGCCCGTGGGCCAACCGCACGCTCATCGTGCGACGCCTGCTCGGGCTGGAATCGGTGCTGTCGCTGGGCCTGTGCGGGCCCACGCACGACAAGCGCAGCTGGACCTTCGATCTCGACCCCGGCGAGGTGGATCCGGTTCTCGGGATCCACTTTCTGCGCGACGCGTACCTGAAGCGGTACCCGGACTACCCGCGCGGCATCACCGTCCCGGCCATCGTGGACGTGCCGACCGGTCAGGTCGCAACCAACGACTACGCGCAGATGACCCTCGACTTCTCCACGGAGTGGACCGAATTCCACCGCGACGGCGCCCCGCAGCTGTATCCGAAGGATCTGCGCGAGGAGATCGACACCGTCAACAAGCGGGTCTACACCGAGGTCAACAATGGTGTCTACCGCTGCGGATTCGCCGGCGACCAGGCCGCCTACGACGCCGCCTACGACCGGCTCTTCACCGCCCTGGACTGGCTCGAGGAACGGCTGGCCGGGCAGCGATACCTGGTGGGCGACACCATCACCGAGGCCGACGTGCGGCTGTTCACCACACTCGCGCGCTTCGATCCGGTGTATCACGGGCACTTCAAGACCAATCGGCAGAAGCTGATCGAGTTCCCCGCACTGTGGGCGTACGCGCGCGATCTGTACCAGACTCCCGGATTCGGCGACACCATCGACTTCGTGCAGATCAAGCAGCACTACTACATCGTGCACACCGACATAAATCCCACCCGCGTCGTGCCGAAGGGCCCCGAGCTCGGCAACTGGCTGACCCCGCACGGCCGGGAAGCGCTGGGCGGCAAGCCCTTCGGCGACGGCACGCCGCCACCGCCGCCGCTCCCGGCCGAGCGGGTGCCCGCGGGTCACCAACCGGCCTGA
- a CDS encoding enoyl-CoA hydratase/isomerase family protein, translating into MTDSKPTRLERIITAGGAQAAVLTVDHPPLNLFDKALLEAIATDLEELSANPPRALLFRADGKLVSGGVDVHVFDGLSVEEGAQLWQTLFARIIHPLEALPCPVVFAAHGLTLTAAFEIALACDIILAAPKAKFGLVETVVGLTPSMGGPQRLAERAGSGRAREFVMTGDLYDAATMADWGVVNAVHDDVDAAARALLARLAEGPTKAHAATKEIVGAWRSGGVAHADSVTPQVSGNLFATSDLRNAVKSFLEVGPGKATYTGQ; encoded by the coding sequence ATGACTGACTCGAAGCCGACGCGGCTGGAACGCATCATCACCGCCGGGGGAGCGCAGGCCGCCGTCCTGACCGTCGACCATCCGCCGCTCAATCTCTTCGACAAGGCGCTGCTCGAGGCCATCGCGACCGATCTCGAGGAGCTGTCGGCGAATCCGCCGCGCGCGCTGCTGTTCCGCGCCGACGGCAAGCTGGTCTCCGGTGGCGTCGACGTGCACGTCTTCGACGGCCTGTCGGTGGAGGAGGGCGCGCAGCTGTGGCAGACCCTGTTCGCGCGCATCATCCATCCGCTCGAGGCGCTGCCCTGCCCGGTCGTGTTCGCCGCGCACGGCCTCACCCTGACCGCCGCCTTCGAGATCGCGCTGGCCTGCGACATCATTCTGGCCGCGCCCAAGGCCAAGTTCGGTCTCGTCGAAACCGTGGTCGGCCTGACCCCGTCCATGGGCGGCCCGCAGCGCCTGGCCGAGCGCGCCGGATCGGGTCGCGCGCGCGAATTCGTCATGACCGGTGACCTTTACGATGCCGCCACCATGGCCGACTGGGGTGTCGTGAACGCCGTCCACGACGATGTCGACGCCGCGGCTCGCGCCCTGCTGGCCCGTCTGGCCGAAGGCCCCACCAAAGCCCATGCGGCTACCAAGGAAATTGTGGGTGCCTGGCGTTCCGGCGGTGTGGCACACGCGGATTCGGTGACCCCGCAGGTTTCCGGCAACCTCTTCGCCACTTCCGACCTGCGAAACGCCGTCAAGAGTTTCCTCGAGGTCGGCCCGGGGAAGGCTACCTACACCGGGCAGTGA
- a CDS encoding class I adenylate-forming enzyme family protein, with translation MSQLLVEYPHTRNAWCDNPLARGADGILRYGNLTPALTELLDIQVHTFAAREAVVEIGGPRLTYRELWYSASRIAGGLQEHGIGYGDRVAVRMPVGVRWVQAFLGALLSGAVPVLVPDRLPDALAHKVIRDSCADFVLDGGGSAAEYRDELPDAAAFIDDGASLGELALLCYTSPGLEAGPRGVELTNENLLSAIRSVVGALDLPTEGLRNLVLMPLAHASGCVDQLLPTFAVGGTVVLTPDPAAIPETLVSERIDMVSATPRIFAGLLPNLAGLRVERVSRVCSAGHRAELAAADSKTSETVADTLREVFPEARQWSVWGATETSGIGLARDDDAAARDVLGFAFGGTELALWGPRADAGHGELLCRGPNVTPRYWNDPQTTRSRFTGQWFHTGNQVSIDSDGLVRRA, from the coding sequence ATGTCGCAGTTACTGGTGGAGTACCCGCACACGCGAAATGCCTGGTGCGACAACCCCCTTGCGCGTGGTGCCGACGGCATCCTGCGCTACGGCAACCTGACTCCGGCCCTCACCGAACTACTCGATATCCAGGTGCACACCTTCGCCGCGCGGGAGGCGGTGGTCGAGATCGGCGGCCCCCGCCTCACCTACCGCGAACTCTGGTATTCGGCCTCGCGGATCGCGGGCGGATTGCAGGAGCACGGCATCGGATACGGCGACCGGGTGGCGGTGCGCATGCCGGTCGGAGTGCGCTGGGTGCAGGCGTTCCTGGGGGCGCTGCTGTCGGGCGCGGTGCCGGTGCTGGTGCCGGATCGGCTGCCGGACGCGCTGGCGCACAAGGTGATTCGCGACAGCTGCGCGGACTTCGTACTCGACGGCGGCGGCAGCGCGGCCGAATATCGCGACGAGCTGCCCGATGCCGCGGCCTTCATCGACGACGGCGCGTCGCTGGGGGAGCTGGCGCTGCTCTGCTACACCAGCCCGGGCCTGGAGGCGGGGCCGCGCGGGGTGGAGCTGACCAATGAGAATCTGCTGTCGGCCATCCGGTCCGTGGTCGGCGCGCTGGATCTGCCCACCGAGGGGCTGCGGAATCTGGTGCTGATGCCGCTCGCGCACGCCAGCGGGTGCGTGGATCAACTGCTGCCCACCTTCGCGGTCGGCGGCACCGTGGTGCTCACGCCGGATCCGGCCGCCATTCCGGAAACCCTTGTGTCCGAACGCATCGACATGGTGTCGGCGACGCCGCGCATCTTCGCGGGGCTGCTGCCGAATCTGGCCGGGCTGCGGGTGGAGCGGGTGAGCCGGGTGTGCAGTGCCGGGCATCGCGCGGAACTGGCTGCCGCCGACTCGAAGACCTCGGAGACCGTTGCCGATACCTTGCGGGAGGTTTTCCCGGAGGCGCGGCAGTGGTCGGTCTGGGGCGCGACCGAGACCAGCGGCATCGGCCTGGCCCGCGACGACGACGCGGCCGCGCGCGATGTGCTCGGATTCGCTTTCGGCGGCACCGAATTGGCGCTGTGGGGTCCGCGGGCCGATGCCGGGCACGGCGAATTGCTCTGTCGCGGGCCGAATGTCACGCCGCGCTACTGGAACGATCCGCAGACCACGCGGTCCCGGTTCACCGGGCAGTGGTTCCACACCGGCAATCAGGTGAGCATCGACTCCGACGGACTGGTCCGCCGGGCCTGA
- a CDS encoding tyrosine-protein phosphatase, whose protein sequence is MTAARPDQFLISGTFNYRDAGGLRTTGGAKVRDGVLLRSAQLSRLDAAGHATLLQLGVTDVHDLRGLAEIDYIGHDSLPEGVRLHITPFDSRMGETPPHEARRNVTAYNHMLEVYGQFPALPEAHTAIRALAESVLKGTALVHCAAGKDRTGWAVATLLRAVDVTEEDVYADYLLSNDAVPTLRSFMTDAINEELSDDLLGVKPEYLEAATNSMLSMYGDVPGYLAEIGIDAQTHAALRTRLLE, encoded by the coding sequence GTGACTGCAGCGCGCCCTGACCAATTCCTGATCTCCGGCACCTTCAACTACCGCGACGCGGGCGGCCTCCGCACCACCGGCGGAGCCAAGGTGCGCGACGGCGTGCTGCTGCGGTCCGCGCAGCTGAGCCGGCTCGACGCGGCCGGGCACGCCACCCTGCTGCAACTGGGCGTCACCGACGTGCACGACCTGCGCGGCCTGGCCGAGATCGACTACATCGGCCACGACTCGCTGCCCGAGGGCGTGCGACTGCACATCACCCCCTTCGACTCGCGCATGGGCGAGACCCCGCCGCACGAGGCCCGCCGCAACGTCACCGCCTACAACCACATGCTCGAGGTGTACGGCCAGTTCCCGGCGCTGCCCGAGGCGCACACCGCCATCCGGGCGCTCGCGGAGTCGGTGCTGAAGGGCACCGCCCTGGTGCACTGCGCGGCCGGCAAGGACCGCACCGGCTGGGCCGTGGCCACCCTGCTGCGCGCGGTCGACGTCACCGAAGAGGACGTGTACGCCGACTACCTGCTCAGCAATGACGCGGTGCCCACGCTGCGCTCGTTCATGACCGATGCGATCAATGAGGAACTGTCCGACGATCTGCTCGGCGTGAAACCCGAATACCTGGAAGCCGCAACCAATTCCATGCTGTCCATGTACGGCGATGTGCCCGGCTACCTCGCCGAGATCGGCATCGACGCGCAGACGCACGCGGCGCTGCGCACACGCCTGCTGGAATGA
- a CDS encoding TetR family transcriptional regulator, translated as MSASGETIQVGLRQAMAESIEKAAASLDFSGSRALRVLLHAGVSTLWPILKSSPDKQIRAYEATLAGLRRRWENQAVCVPDPEATARIRELDADVTAFLDLCAERSGTQWLEPCDAIAAYLLAVIQGMLLRWLADCDDETSLVVLDDLVSYLSTKAVELA; from the coding sequence TTGAGCGCTAGTGGAGAAACAATCCAGGTCGGCCTACGCCAGGCCATGGCCGAGTCCATAGAGAAGGCTGCCGCGTCGCTCGATTTCAGCGGTAGTCGTGCGCTGCGAGTTCTCTTACACGCCGGAGTGAGTACGCTGTGGCCGATTCTGAAGTCGTCCCCCGACAAGCAGATTCGCGCCTATGAGGCCACCCTCGCCGGTCTGCGCCGGCGTTGGGAGAACCAGGCCGTCTGCGTCCCCGATCCCGAGGCCACCGCCCGCATCCGCGAACTCGACGCCGACGTCACCGCCTTCCTCGACCTGTGCGCGGAGCGCTCCGGAACCCAGTGGCTGGAACCCTGCGATGCCATCGCCGCCTACCTGCTGGCCGTCATCCAGGGCATGCTCCTGCGCTGGCTCGCCGACTGTGACGACGAAACCTCCCTGGTCGTGCTCGACGACCTGGTGTCCTACCTGTCCACCAAGGCGGTCGAACTGGCCTGA
- a CDS encoding amino acid deaminase/aldolase — translation MVTDTSPIAGLHAATAELDPPLAAVDLGALRANAADLVRRARGVPIRVASKSVRCRAVLEEVLGSELTASGGFAGIMGYSLAEAIWLARQGARDILLGYPSVDRAALAELAADPVLRDAITLMIDDVDQLDFIRAAIGSETVSLRVCLDVDASLRIGPLHLGVRRSPIHTPEDAARLAAATKRRGFAVVGVMTYEAQIAGLPDTNPAVRLVKKVSGLEITRRRRKVLDAVRAEVGELEIVNSGGTGSIELSISDPDVTEVTAGSGLYLPTLFDGYRNLATPRPAMYFALPVLRRPADGIVTAFSGGYIASGPAGATRVPKPVWPLGLNLIGTEGAGEVQTPLTGSGKLGIGDRVWFRHAKAGELCERFDQVHLVDADGNRTTVPTYRGEGQCFG, via the coding sequence ATGGTGACCGACACGTCGCCGATCGCGGGGCTGCACGCGGCCACCGCCGAGCTCGATCCGCCGCTGGCCGCCGTCGACCTGGGCGCACTGCGCGCCAATGCCGCCGATCTGGTGCGCCGCGCACGTGGCGTGCCGATCCGGGTGGCCAGTAAATCCGTGCGCTGCCGGGCCGTGCTCGAAGAAGTGCTGGGCAGCGAGCTCACCGCGTCCGGCGGATTCGCCGGGATCATGGGGTACTCGCTGGCCGAGGCCATCTGGCTGGCGCGGCAGGGCGCACGCGACATTCTGCTCGGATATCCGAGCGTCGACCGCGCCGCGCTGGCGGAGCTGGCCGCCGATCCGGTGCTGCGGGACGCCATCACGCTCATGATCGACGATGTCGATCAGCTGGACTTCATTCGCGCCGCCATCGGCAGCGAAACCGTCTCTCTCCGTGTGTGTCTCGATGTGGACGCGTCACTGCGCATCGGACCGCTGCACCTGGGCGTGCGGCGCTCACCGATTCACACGCCGGAGGACGCCGCACGACTGGCCGCCGCCACCAAGCGACGTGGATTCGCCGTGGTCGGCGTGATGACCTACGAGGCGCAGATCGCCGGGCTGCCGGATACGAATCCCGCTGTGCGCCTGGTGAAGAAGGTGTCCGGCCTGGAGATCACCCGGCGTCGGCGCAAGGTGCTCGACGCGGTCCGGGCCGAGGTCGGGGAACTGGAGATCGTCAACAGCGGCGGCACCGGATCCATCGAGCTGAGCATCTCGGATCCGGATGTCACCGAGGTGACGGCGGGCTCCGGGCTCTATCTCCCAACGCTTTTCGACGGCTACCGCAATCTGGCCACGCCGCGCCCGGCCATGTACTTCGCGCTGCCGGTGCTGCGCCGCCCCGCCGACGGGATCGTCACCGCCTTCTCCGGCGGATACATCGCCTCCGGTCCGGCGGGGGCCACCCGCGTCCCGAAACCGGTGTGGCCCTTGGGCTTGAACCTCATCGGCACCGAGGGTGCGGGCGAGGTGCAGACGCCGCTGACGGGCTCCGGCAAGCTGGGCATCGGTGACCGCGTCTGGTTCCGGCACGCCAAGGCAGGCGAGCTGTGCGAGCGCTTCGATCAGGTGCACCTGGTCGACGCCGACGGCAACCGCACCACCGTGCCGACCTATCGCGGCGAAGGGCAGTGCTTCGGCTGA